The following proteins come from a genomic window of Sorghum bicolor cultivar BTx623 chromosome 3, Sorghum_bicolor_NCBIv3, whole genome shotgun sequence:
- the LOC110433629 gene encoding uncharacterized protein LOC110433629 codes for MAQSSGVAKLAFGFLPPVTEKLTRGNYGMWHAQVSHTLKGARLATHIRARAMPPAAFVEPDPPIDTDGKKKAHVPNLEYEEWIVKDSHVLNYLFSSLSKEIFSQVSSAASAAALWAAIQELHASQCRARVIATRMTLATASKGTSTVAE; via the coding sequence ATGGCGCAATCCTCTGGTGTCGCCAAACTTGCTTTCGGCTTCCTGCCTCCGGTCACCGAGAAGCTAACTCGGGGTAACTACGGCATGTGGCATGCCCAAGTCTCCCACACCCTCAAGGGGGCTCGCCTCGCCACGCACATCCGGGCCAGGGCTATGCCTCCGGCTGCGTTCGTCGAACCGGATCCGCCGATTGATACTGATGGCAAGAAGAAAGCTCATGTACCCAATCTAGAGTACGAAGAGTGGATTGTGAAAGACAGCCACGTTCTCAACTACCTGTTCTCATCGCTCTCCAAGGAAATCTTCTCTCAGGTTTCCTCCGCGGCATCGGCGGCGGCTCTCTGGGCCGCGATCCAAGAGCTCCATGCGTCGCAGTGTCGTGCTCGGGTCATCGCCACACGCATGACCCTCGCCACGGCGTCCAAGGGGACGTCCACCGTGGCGGAGTAG